The following are encoded together in the Poseidonibacter lekithochrous genome:
- the kdsA gene encoding 3-deoxy-8-phosphooctulonate synthase, translating into MKILTGPCVLEDRDTVMRIAEKLLPMSEDKRIEFYFKASFDKANRTSLDSFRGPGLEEGLKLFQEIKEQFGYKLVSDIHESYQAAPAGEVLDVLQIPAFLCRQTDLLVEAAKTNCKVNIKKGQFLAAGSMKHPVEKVLKTRGVDEVSYENSNDNGVWLCERGNTFGYGALVVDMKNLIAMREYAPVIFDATHSAQVPSTGGTTGGNAAIVPSLAKAAAAVGVDGFFFETHTDPSVALSDGPNMVQVDELYNVVNDIFAIKEVLGN; encoded by the coding sequence ATGAAAATTTTAACTGGACCATGTGTTTTAGAAGATAGAGACACAGTAATGAGAATTGCAGAAAAATTATTACCAATGAGTGAAGATAAAAGAATCGAATTTTATTTTAAAGCTTCATTTGATAAAGCAAATAGAACAAGTTTAGACTCTTTTAGAGGACCAGGACTTGAAGAAGGTTTAAAATTATTCCAAGAAATAAAAGAACAATTCGGATACAAATTAGTAAGTGATATTCATGAATCATATCAAGCAGCACCAGCTGGTGAAGTTTTAGATGTATTACAAATTCCAGCATTTTTATGTAGACAAACTGATTTATTAGTAGAAGCTGCAAAAACTAACTGTAAAGTAAATATCAAAAAGGGTCAGTTCTTAGCAGCTGGTTCTATGAAACATCCAGTTGAAAAAGTATTAAAAACTAGAGGTGTTGATGAGGTTTCTTATGAAAATTCTAATGACAATGGTGTATGGCTTTGTGAGAGAGGAAATACATTTGGTTATGGAGCATTAGTAGTTGATATGAAAAACCTAATTGCTATGAGAGAATATGCACCTGTTATTTTTGATGCAACTCACTCTGCACAAGTACCAAGTACTGGTGGAACAACTGGTGGTAACGCGGCAATTGTACCAAGTCTTGCTAAAGCTGCGGCTGCTGTTGGTGTTGATGGTTTCTTCTTTGAAACTCACACTGATCCAAGTGTTGCATTAAGTGATGGACCAAATATGGTTCAAGTTGATGAACTATACAATGTTGTTAATGATATTTTTGCTATCAAAGAAGTTTTAGGAAACTAA
- a CDS encoding potassium channel family protein — MENSSLFIILQRMRIPFLVIVLSYTIAIIGLLVIDGVDIDGKHHQMTIFDAFYFVSYMATTIGFGETPYTFTYSQRIWVTFSIYLTVLGWFYGIGSLVSLLQDKLFLKEIEKSKFKKQVINLKEKFIIVLGYNQITSEIIHKAIEEGIRTVVIEKDKSKVNELILESFTPTVPVLNCDTYSIKALEFAGIKKHNCKAVVSLFEEDSMNLRIALTSKLLNKHVQLVAKSTTTNQTENLKDLDVETIANPFSIISSEINMALTAPNLLKLEKWIYGLETLVSTLPIFPKGKYIICGYGRLGKKIFEKLKSNNIEAKLVEINENKSHHFSRDEISHLTFGNADDKEMLLSVGIENAAAIIATTNDDTINLSILATAKKLNSDILTIVRENEMEDFSIFQNANIDHIFMPAKILINKTTNALLKPLSDEFIKMILKKDEHWAALLVKQLLQEINESPLLLEIEINEKKTPEIFKHLDEDNTLSMDIFHRSLHNQDQSNNVIPLLLQREKDNILLPENSFPLEIGDKILFACDENAKDDIEYICQNIYEFYYALTGKEKQTIFKRN, encoded by the coding sequence TTGGAAAATAGCTCACTTTTTATAATCTTACAAAGAATGAGAATACCGTTTCTGGTAATTGTTCTTTCTTATACTATTGCAATCATTGGATTGCTTGTTATTGATGGTGTTGACATAGATGGAAAACATCATCAAATGACAATCTTCGATGCTTTTTATTTTGTTTCTTATATGGCTACAACAATTGGTTTTGGAGAAACACCATATACCTTCACATATTCACAAAGAATCTGGGTTACTTTTTCTATTTATTTAACAGTACTAGGTTGGTTTTATGGAATTGGTTCTTTAGTATCATTACTTCAAGATAAACTTTTTTTAAAAGAGATTGAAAAGTCAAAGTTTAAAAAACAAGTAATTAATCTAAAAGAAAAATTCATAATTGTATTAGGATACAACCAAATCACTAGTGAGATAATACATAAAGCAATAGAAGAGGGAATTAGAACAGTAGTAATTGAAAAAGATAAAAGTAAGGTAAATGAATTAATACTAGAAAGTTTCACTCCCACAGTTCCTGTCTTAAATTGTGATACTTATTCTATTAAAGCATTAGAGTTTGCAGGAATAAAAAAACATAATTGTAAAGCTGTTGTTTCTTTATTTGAAGAAGATAGTATGAATTTACGAATTGCCTTAACTTCAAAATTATTAAACAAACATGTACAACTTGTAGCAAAATCTACAACTACAAATCAAACAGAGAACTTAAAAGATTTAGATGTAGAAACTATTGCAAATCCATTTTCTATTATTTCATCTGAAATAAATATGGCTTTAACAGCTCCAAATTTATTAAAATTAGAGAAGTGGATATATGGCTTAGAGACATTAGTTTCAACTCTACCTATTTTTCCAAAAGGTAAATATATTATTTGTGGATATGGAAGATTAGGTAAAAAAATATTTGAAAAACTAAAATCAAATAATATTGAAGCTAAACTTGTGGAGATTAATGAGAATAAATCACATCATTTCTCAAGAGATGAAATATCTCATTTAACCTTTGGTAATGCAGATGATAAAGAGATGTTATTAAGTGTAGGTATTGAAAATGCTGCTGCAATTATTGCAACAACAAATGATGATACTATTAACTTATCAATATTAGCAACTGCAAAAAAATTAAATAGTGATATTCTAACAATTGTTCGTGAAAATGAAATGGAAGATTTCTCAATATTTCAAAATGCAAATATTGATCATATTTTTATGCCAGCAAAGATTCTTATTAATAAAACAACAAATGCTTTATTAAAACCTCTCTCTGATGAATTCATAAAAATGATATTAAAGAAAGATGAACATTGGGCAGCTTTACTTGTAAAACAATTATTACAAGAAATTAATGAAAGCCCTTTACTTTTAGAAATAGAGATAAATGAGAAAAAAACACCTGAGATATTCAAACACTTAGATGAGGATAATACTCTAAGTATGGATATTTTTCATAGGTCTTTACATAATCAAGATCAGAGTAATAATGTGATACCATTGCTGCTTCAAAGAGAAAAAGATAATATACTTTTACCTGAAAATTCTTTCCCACTAGAAATAGGGGATAAGATTTTATTTGCATGTGATGAAAATGCAAAAGATGATATTGAATATATATGCCAAAATATATATGAATTTTATTATGCTTTAACAGGTAAAGAAAAACAAACAATTTTTAAAAGGAATTAA
- a CDS encoding DUF6394 family protein, with protein sequence MNLDKVIAGFFIILAMTVNFGFFYGDLYSLESHSKYELFAAIVINIIATTLKLGDRTQMGSVLLATSLVADIQLIAAAIVWTVAAYVYTVDAEIVATIVSLSGGALLANVISVALYVGDTLKSKR encoded by the coding sequence ATGAATCTCGATAAGGTTATTGCAGGATTTTTTATAATCCTTGCAATGACTGTAAACTTTGGTTTTTTCTATGGGGATTTATATTCTCTAGAAAGCCATAGTAAGTATGAGTTATTTGCAGCAATTGTTATTAATATAATTGCAACTACATTAAAGTTAGGAGATAGAACTCAAATGGGTTCTGTTCTTTTAGCTACTTCTTTAGTTGCTGATATTCAATTAATTGCAGCTGCTATTGTATGGACTGTTGCAGCTTATGTATATACAGTTGATGCTGAAATTGTAGCTACTATTGTATCTCTATCAGGAGGAGCATTATTAGCTAATGTTATTTCTGTTGCATTATATGTAGGGGATACTCTTAAATCAAAAAGATAA
- a CDS encoding FMN-binding glutamate synthase family protein, translated as MEVSIYTVLWILFAIIIVAWYVHDKYVQRDHQLLVNYPIIGRLRYVLEEAREPFRQYFGDEKFYESKDKLDWVYKAANDAPNYAAFSPAQPLPKPKFMIRHANIVLNDNEVDEEFEVVFGSSRKKPYTAKTIIARSAMSDGSISPEGTRAFVRGAQMGGFPINSGEGGVTSNFFVTHQSYKPEYMKIVHGTYISKKVKDVVNFFFNGAMAADAYRKMVFGKDKEAETYVFDLKSQLFHRINWDAPLSDFPEEVPEDMAEIILQLSSGLYGARDKDGNFDPDRYQKTMRFCRMTEIKIAQGAKQTGGKLAAHKVTPAIAYYRNVEAHTDVFSPNRFPYANSIEELFDFVGKLQELSDKPVGFKIVISDLENIEPYAKEIKRRIDAGDTRYPDFISIDGGSGGSATAPIEMMERVGLNIRDSVYLADKVLSDYGVREHVKIVASGKVLTPDDVIVILSLGADFIQIARGFMMSAGCIRARYCSGTTGHDCPVGLATQNKDKRKKYFVYKQAKKVRNYHNNLLKSVRGMLAIMGLKNINQLNKHRIMFLDKDSRVHDNIDHVFKRRLDIGKDLEDEYHESR; from the coding sequence ATGGAAGTTAGTATTTATACGGTTTTATGGATATTGTTTGCAATTATTATTGTAGCATGGTATGTACATGATAAATATGTACAAAGAGATCACCAATTGTTGGTTAATTACCCAATAATCGGTCGATTAAGATATGTTTTGGAAGAAGCAAGAGAGCCTTTTAGACAATATTTTGGTGATGAAAAGTTTTATGAATCTAAAGATAAGTTGGATTGGGTTTATAAAGCAGCAAATGATGCACCAAATTATGCAGCCTTTTCTCCGGCTCAACCTTTACCAAAGCCAAAATTTATGATTAGACACGCAAATATTGTGTTAAATGATAATGAAGTAGATGAAGAATTTGAAGTTGTATTTGGTTCAAGCAGAAAGAAACCATATACAGCAAAAACAATTATTGCAAGATCTGCTATGAGTGATGGATCTATTTCTCCTGAGGGAACTAGAGCCTTTGTAAGAGGTGCTCAAATGGGTGGATTCCCAATTAACTCAGGTGAGGGTGGAGTTACTTCTAACTTCTTTGTTACTCATCAATCTTATAAACCTGAATATATGAAAATTGTTCATGGTACATATATTTCTAAAAAAGTTAAAGATGTAGTTAACTTCTTCTTTAATGGTGCAATGGCAGCAGATGCATATAGAAAGATGGTATTTGGAAAAGATAAAGAAGCAGAAACTTATGTTTTTGATTTAAAATCACAACTATTTCATAGAATAAACTGGGATGCTCCTTTATCAGATTTCCCTGAAGAAGTTCCAGAAGATATGGCTGAGATTATTTTACAGTTAAGTTCTGGGTTATATGGTGCTAGGGATAAAGATGGTAATTTTGATCCTGATAGATATCAGAAAACTATGAGATTCTGTAGAATGACTGAAATTAAAATTGCTCAAGGTGCAAAACAAACAGGTGGTAAATTAGCCGCCCATAAAGTAACACCAGCAATTGCTTATTACAGAAATGTTGAAGCTCATACTGATGTATTCTCTCCAAATAGGTTTCCTTATGCGAATTCTATTGAAGAGTTATTTGATTTTGTAGGAAAACTACAAGAGTTATCAGATAAACCAGTTGGGTTTAAAATTGTAATTTCAGATTTAGAAAATATCGAACCATATGCAAAAGAGATCAAAAGAAGAATAGATGCAGGAGATACAAGATATCCTGACTTTATTTCTATTGATGGTGGATCTGGTGGATCTGCAACTGCCCCTATTGAAATGATGGAAAGAGTTGGTTTAAATATTAGAGATTCTGTATATTTAGCTGATAAAGTTCTTTCTGATTATGGAGTTAGAGAGCATGTTAAGATTGTAGCAAGTGGTAAAGTTCTTACACCTGATGATGTAATTGTAATTTTATCATTAGGTGCAGATTTTATTCAGATTGCTAGAGGATTTATGATGAGTGCTGGTTGTATTAGAGCTAGGTATTGTTCAGGTACAACAGGTCATGATTGTCCCGTTGGATTAGCAACTCAAAATAAAGATAAAAGAAAAAAATACTTTGTTTATAAACAAGCAAAAAAAGTTAGAAACTATCATAACAACTTATTAAAAAGTGTTAGGGGTATGTTAGCTATTATGGGTCTTAAGAATATTAATCAGTTAAATAAACATAGAATTATGTTCTTGGATAAAGATTCAAGAGTACATGATAATATTGATCATGTATTTAAAAGAAGACTTGATATCGGTAAAGATTTGGAGGATGAATACCATGAATCTCGATAA
- a CDS encoding DMT family transporter: MENDVRLGIKYMIFASLLFAFMGAVAKELSDSMSSIEVVFFRNVFGVILILLSIYKSPLNQTGGKLGLLIFRGIAGFVALLFFFYNIAQIPLGEAMTFSKTSTIFSAIFAYIFVQEKLGFKGWIGVFVGFIGILFITKFDGSNLDKTDYLGILCGVGAGLAYTSIRELRKFYDSRAIVLSFMTIGTIGPLILLIIGEFYTNEKLDFLFAKFVMPNTNDWLFIILLGLFATFAQIFMTKAYSHAKAGIIGTISYSNIAFSIILGMFLGDAFPDIWIIFGILLIVVSGLLVSSKKN, translated from the coding sequence ATGGAAAACGATGTACGACTTGGTATAAAATATATGATATTTGCTTCATTGCTATTCGCCTTTATGGGAGCTGTAGCAAAAGAGTTAAGTGATTCAATGAGTTCAATTGAAGTTGTATTTTTTAGGAATGTTTTTGGGGTGATTCTAATACTATTATCAATCTATAAAAGTCCTTTAAATCAAACTGGTGGAAAACTTGGATTACTAATTTTTAGAGGTATTGCTGGATTTGTTGCATTACTTTTTTTCTTTTATAATATAGCACAAATTCCTCTGGGTGAGGCTATGACATTCTCAAAAACATCTACAATATTTTCAGCAATTTTTGCATATATATTTGTGCAAGAAAAACTGGGCTTCAAAGGTTGGATTGGAGTATTTGTAGGTTTTATTGGAATATTATTCATTACTAAGTTTGATGGTTCAAATTTAGATAAAACTGACTATTTAGGAATCCTATGTGGTGTGGGCGCGGGTCTTGCTTATACATCAATTAGAGAATTAAGAAAATTTTATGATTCTAGGGCAATTGTTCTGTCTTTTATGACAATTGGAACAATAGGGCCTTTAATCTTATTGATAATAGGTGAATTCTATACAAATGAGAAATTAGACTTTTTATTTGCCAAATTTGTTATGCCAAATACAAATGATTGGTTATTTATTATTTTATTGGGTCTATTCGCAACATTTGCACAGATTTTTATGACAAAAGCTTATTCACACGCTAAAGCGGGAATTATCGGGACTATCTCATACTCAAATATTGCTTTTTCAATTATTTTAGGTATGTTTTTAGGGGATGCATTCCCTGACATTTGGATTATTTTTGGTATACTTTTGATAGTCGTAAGTGGGCTATTGGTTTCTAGTAAAAAGAACTAG
- the murA gene encoding UDP-N-acetylglucosamine 1-carboxyvinyltransferase gives MEYLKIIGNKEISGEVTISGAKNAALPLIASTILAKNEINIGNMPNVVDINTFLKLIGKLGGTFEKDENQVKINALSIDKTTATYDIVKTMRASILVLGPLLSRFGHCEVSLPGGCAIGQRPVDLHLKALEQMGAIIEIKHGYIQATAPEGLKGAKIVFDKVTVGGTENILMAAALANGETTIINAAKEPEIEQLCDVLVDAGVKIEGIGTSKLIIQGTNKELLEFKDFDIIPDRIEAGTYMCAAAITNKKVKINKVIPLHLEAVTAKLEEMNFEVIQDETSLTVCPTDEIKPVNIITTEYPGFPTDMQAQFMALATQANGTSTIDERLFENRFMHVSELLRLGADIHLNGNTATINGQAGTLNGTDVMATDLRASSALVLAALVAKGETNIHRIYHLDRGYENLEGKLTQIGADVKRFTE, from the coding sequence ATGGAATATTTAAAAATCATTGGAAATAAAGAAATTTCGGGTGAAGTTACTATCTCAGGTGCAAAAAATGCGGCATTGCCTCTTATTGCATCGACAATACTAGCAAAAAACGAAATTAACATTGGTAACATGCCAAATGTAGTAGATATTAACACTTTTTTAAAATTAATTGGAAAACTTGGTGGGACATTTGAAAAAGATGAAAATCAAGTAAAGATTAATGCATTATCAATAGATAAAACAACAGCAACTTACGATATTGTAAAAACAATGAGAGCTTCAATTTTAGTTCTTGGACCACTTCTATCTAGATTTGGACATTGTGAAGTTTCACTTCCTGGTGGATGTGCAATTGGTCAAAGACCAGTTGATTTACACTTAAAAGCATTAGAGCAAATGGGTGCGATTATTGAAATCAAACATGGTTATATTCAAGCAACAGCTCCTGAAGGTTTAAAAGGTGCAAAAATTGTATTTGATAAAGTAACTGTTGGTGGAACTGAAAATATTTTAATGGCAGCAGCTTTAGCAAATGGTGAAACAACTATTATTAATGCAGCAAAAGAGCCTGAAATTGAACAATTATGTGATGTTTTAGTAGATGCTGGAGTTAAAATTGAAGGTATTGGTACTTCAAAGCTAATTATTCAAGGAACAAATAAAGAGTTACTTGAATTTAAAGACTTTGATATTATTCCAGATAGAATTGAAGCAGGTACATATATGTGTGCAGCAGCAATTACTAACAAAAAAGTTAAAATCAATAAAGTAATTCCTTTACATTTAGAAGCAGTTACAGCAAAATTAGAAGAAATGAATTTTGAAGTTATTCAAGATGAAACAAGTTTAACTGTATGTCCAACAGATGAGATTAAACCTGTGAATATCATTACAACTGAATATCCAGGATTCCCAACTGATATGCAAGCTCAATTTATGGCATTAGCTACACAAGCAAATGGAACAAGTACTATTGATGAAAGATTATTTGAAAATAGATTTATGCATGTTAGTGAATTATTAAGACTTGGAGCTGATATTCATCTAAATGGAAATACTGCAACTATTAATGGTCAAGCTGGAACATTAAATGGTACAGATGTAATGGCTACAGATTTAAGAGCCTCTTCTGCGCTTGTTTTAGCAGCTCTTGTAGCTAAAGGTGAAACAAATATTCATAGAATTTATCATCTTGATAGAGGTTATGAAAACTTAGAAGGTAAACTTACTCAAATCGGTGCTGATGTAAAAAGGTTTACTGAATAG
- a CDS encoding HNH endonuclease, which yields MVLDIEFIIYSSILIGSIIPLYIYRQKIFSFAYKTGSMEVFIRDVKLHLKKDHYKINFDYSIIDKTADEKDIRIRQTIIVEDLVAQYFNYEYLKVTQGTISKDKLWTTYEEKSKSNSKTPSDWSQRRELAWNRDHEKCNRCGIKSKLSDSMNIFVKEINDSGGYNVENIITLCSDCYRVINSKNHANTMATLNLNDKLMVFVES from the coding sequence ATGGTATTAGATATTGAATTTATAATATATTCTTCAATACTTATTGGATCAATAATACCACTTTATATTTATAGACAAAAGATTTTTTCTTTTGCCTATAAAACTGGCAGCATGGAAGTATTTATCCGTGACGTAAAACTTCATTTAAAAAAAGATCATTACAAAATAAACTTTGATTACTCAATAATAGATAAAACTGCAGATGAAAAAGATATTAGAATAAGACAAACTATAATTGTAGAAGATTTAGTAGCTCAATATTTTAATTATGAATATCTAAAAGTAACTCAAGGAACTATATCAAAAGATAAGCTTTGGACAACATACGAAGAAAAATCTAAATCAAATTCTAAGACACCAAGTGATTGGAGTCAAAGAAGAGAACTTGCGTGGAATAGAGATCATGAGAAATGTAATAGATGTGGTATAAAATCTAAGTTAAGTGATTCTATGAATATTTTTGTAAAAGAAATAAATGATAGTGGTGGTTATAATGTTGAGAATATCATTACATTATGTAGTGACTGCTATAGAGTAATAAACTCTAAAAATCATGCAAATACAATGGCTACATTGAATCTAAATGATAAACTAATGGTTTTTGTTGAATCTTAA
- a CDS encoding SH3 domain-containing protein gives MKNILISLFLLINIYAQDEVKNDDNIVKTSELELFLFKIGFQSLLNDVDITKDKVSLNEDELKKLNSKVKIIMDEVYKNKRVLKTESAPMVISNNNNNDIEIKKLKEEMLLLKDEIEKLKSKKEVIVQVDEKPIIIPKEILEEEEVELDYIPASVRVEELYVRSSASANASILEILKQNDEVQIEKCSKHGWCKFKGEKKYVAKFLLNF, from the coding sequence TTGAAAAATATACTTATTAGTTTATTTTTACTTATAAATATTTATGCCCAAGATGAGGTGAAAAATGATGATAATATTGTAAAAACATCAGAATTAGAACTATTTTTATTTAAGATAGGATTTCAATCTTTATTAAATGATGTGGATATTACAAAAGATAAAGTATCTTTAAATGAAGATGAATTAAAAAAACTTAATTCAAAAGTAAAAATTATTATGGATGAAGTTTATAAAAATAAAAGAGTTTTAAAAACTGAATCAGCACCTATGGTAATAAGTAACAACAATAACAATGATATAGAGATTAAAAAACTAAAAGAAGAAATGCTTTTACTTAAAGATGAGATTGAAAAACTAAAATCAAAAAAAGAAGTAATTGTTCAAGTTGATGAAAAGCCTATTATTATCCCAAAAGAGATACTTGAAGAGGAAGAAGTAGAGTTAGATTATATTCCAGCTAGTGTTAGAGTAGAAGAGTTATATGTACGTTCAAGCGCATCTGCTAATGCTTCTATTTTAGAAATATTAAAACAAAATGATGAAGTACAAATTGAAAAGTGTTCAAAACATGGTTGGTGTAAGTTTAAAGGTGAAAAGAAATATGTAGCAAAGTTTTTGTTGAACTTTTAA
- a CDS encoding PulJ/GspJ family protein, which translates to MKKSFTLLEVLISISLFMIMIIFLYKTLDQTKHSNKIFANKQESIKSDNRLYNIFLEDIAEATSEIKVTQDRDKNSIITFKSNNTYHNAYHLNITYLISSNNKLVRIESKDEFKYSSTSYEFYENNKSYIDILLDDIEYFEVLNRNKKQYIFAIKQKDKKRVVYNTFRIAPIEKK; encoded by the coding sequence ATGAAAAAATCTTTTACACTTCTTGAGGTTCTTATCTCTATATCATTATTTATGATTATGATTATTTTTTTGTATAAAACACTAGATCAAACAAAACATTCAAATAAAATATTTGCAAATAAACAAGAAAGTATTAAATCTGATAATAGACTTTATAATATTTTTTTAGAAGATATTGCAGAAGCTACTTCTGAGATTAAAGTAACACAAGATAGAGACAAGAATAGTATTATTACTTTTAAATCAAATAATACTTATCATAATGCTTATCATCTAAATATTACATATTTAATCTCTTCAAATAATAAATTAGTTAGAATTGAGAGCAAAGATGAGTTTAAGTACTCTAGTACCTCTTATGAATTTTATGAAAATAATAAATCATACATTGATATATTATTAGATGATATTGAATACTTTGAAGTTTTAAATAGAAACAAAAAACAATATATTTTTGCAATAAAACAAAAAGATAAAAAAAGAGTAGTTTATAATACCTTTAGAATTGCTCCTATAGAAAAAAAATGA
- a CDS encoding PulJ/GspJ family protein, translating into MKKAFSLMEVLVAITMLSVVMISLLQVKSDNIFLIQKSEEKAELNDYVSLVMNLEEASDRNENIFLDRVYRFDNDELRKELKPIKVKIKDDKVSSKLIKNDTYDLNITTYSTTYNIDDKINKNIYTFKIEL; encoded by the coding sequence ATGAAAAAAGCTTTTTCATTGATGGAAGTGCTTGTTGCTATTACAATGCTTAGTGTAGTGATGATATCACTACTGCAAGTAAAAAGTGACAATATCTTTTTAATACAAAAATCAGAAGAAAAAGCAGAACTTAATGATTATGTATCTTTAGTTATGAATTTAGAAGAAGCAAGTGATAGAAATGAAAATATCTTTTTAGATAGAGTTTATAGGTTTGATAACGATGAGTTAAGAAAAGAATTAAAACCTATAAAAGTTAAAATAAAAGATGATAAAGTTTCTTCTAAATTAATCAAAAATGATACTTATGATTTGAATATTACAACATATTCAACTACATATAATATTGATGATAAAATCAATAAAAATATATACACTTTTAAAATAGAATTATGA
- a CDS encoding GspE/PulE family protein: protein MNINELHNQNLVPYEIDSYTTALKNYVLFSKLDDEIIIAISKEYMSVSLDYLSKLDYEYKTIFLDEISFEKLYNKFLEIKTDKEMSAIQQEQEGATLEDEDFSMTEFLKVGSDILTSEESAPIIKFVNSLFYQAIKKKSSDIHIEMHEFKAEVRYRVDGVLTKHIELDKNIMSLVISRIKVISNLDISEKRIPQDGRTQIKIAGKTLDIRVSILPTFYGERIVMRILMQSEDILSVKELGFPSYITQELESVLQNSYGMVLVTGPTGSGKSTTLHSLLHQVVSEEKNIITVEDPVEYKSNEFSQIQVNTKVGLTFASGLRSILRQDPDIIMVGEIRDTETASIAVQSALTGHLLFSTLHTNRAPAAITRLIDMGVEKFLISSALLAVLAQRLVRKLCNECKCEDESVASHKIFNLSPNTKIYKSNGCKSCNFTGYSGRIAIGELFVISDEIKEYLKTDVDDSTLMKKAINNGMISLDKQLKLMLENGDTSVDEAVRIGIK from the coding sequence ATGAATATTAATGAGCTACATAATCAGAATTTAGTTCCTTATGAAATTGATTCATATACAACAGCTTTAAAAAACTATGTTTTATTCTCTAAACTTGATGATGAAATAATCATTGCTATTTCCAAAGAGTATATGAGTGTATCTTTGGATTATTTATCAAAATTAGATTATGAATATAAAACTATTTTCTTAGATGAAATATCTTTTGAAAAACTTTATAATAAGTTTTTAGAAATAAAAACAGATAAAGAAATGAGTGCAATTCAACAAGAACAAGAAGGTGCAACTTTAGAGGATGAAGACTTCTCTATGACTGAGTTCTTAAAAGTTGGAAGTGATATTCTAACTTCAGAAGAATCAGCTCCTATTATCAAGTTTGTAAACTCACTTTTTTATCAAGCAATAAAAAAGAAATCATCAGATATCCATATTGAAATGCACGAATTCAAAGCAGAAGTAAGATACAGAGTTGATGGAGTATTAACGAAACATATTGAGTTAGATAAAAATATTATGTCTTTAGTAATCTCAAGAATCAAAGTAATATCAAATCTAGATATTTCTGAAAAAAGAATACCTCAAGATGGTAGAACTCAGATCAAAATTGCTGGTAAGACTTTGGATATTAGGGTTTCAATTCTTCCTACTTTTTATGGTGAGAGAATTGTAATGAGAATCTTAATGCAAAGTGAAGATATCTTAAGCGTAAAAGAACTTGGTTTTCCTTCATATATTACACAAGAGTTAGAATCTGTATTACAAAACTCTTATGGAATGGTATTAGTAACAGGACCAACGGGAAGTGGTAAATCTACTACTTTACATTCGCTATTACATCAAGTAGTAAGTGAAGAGAAGAATATTATCACAGTTGAAGATCCAGTAGAGTATAAATCAAATGAGTTTTCACAAATACAAGTTAATACAAAAGTAGGGCTTACTTTTGCATCAGGGCTACGATCTATTTTAAGACAAGATCCAGATATTATTATGGTTGGCGAGATTAGAGATACTGAGACTGCTTCAATTGCCGTTCAGTCTGCTTTAACTGGACACTTGCTATTTTCTACATTACATACAAATAGAGCACCAGCAGCTATTACTAGGCTTATAGATATGGGAGTTGAGAAGTTCTTAATATCATCTGCTTTACTTGCAGTACTTGCTCAAAGGCTAGTAAGAAAACTATGTAATGAATGTAAGTGTGAAGATGAATCTGTAGCTTCTCATAAAATCTTTAATTTATCACCTAATACAAAAATATATAAATCAAATGGTTGTAAGTCTTGTAATTTTACTGGATACTCAGGAAGAATTGCAATTGGAGAACTATTTGTAATTTCTGATGAAATAAAAGAGTATTTAAAAACTGATGTTGATGACTCTACTTTAATGAAAAAAGCTATTAATAATGGAATGATTTCTTTAGACAAACAATTAAAACTAATGCTTGAAAATGGTGATACTTCTGTTGATGAAGCAGTTAGAATAGGTATTAAATAG